The segment TAAGTCATCAGGCAGGGAAGTGAGAGGATGATGTATGATTTTATCCGCATTTTCTAAAAGCCAGTCTATTTTCTGAGCGATTCTAATTTGAATGGTTTTATCAAGCTTTCTGAAGGACTCCTCAGCATCAGGCAGGAAGGTTACTTTATACATAGCTCTTTCTTAAGGGTCTTCCAGTCCTTACCTTTCTCTAAAAGGTCGTCTTTCCTTGCCTTTCGCATCCGCTTTATGAAGTCGGGGTTTTGCGATAAAAGCCAGTCCTCAAGGTCATCTTTGGTATCCGCTGTCTCAAACACGCTGATAGGGAAAACTATCTCTTTTTTTGCCACTGGCATAGTCAACCTCCTTAATGGTCTATACAGAGTATAAGACAAAACTTTACTTAAAGACAAGAGTTATGAGGCAGTTTTGT is part of the Nitrospirota bacterium genome and harbors:
- a CDS encoding type II toxin-antitoxin system RelE/ParE family toxin encodes the protein MYKVTFLPDAEESFRKLDKTIQIRIAQKIDWLLENADKIIHHPLTSLPDDLKGLCRIRLGDYRILYWIYTDSKQIKVYYIEHRGRQYRSIKR